The Mangifera indica cultivar Alphonso chromosome 12, CATAS_Mindica_2.1, whole genome shotgun sequence DNA window AATGAGTCAACTCAACTGGTAATACCTGCAAAGAAGCAAGCAACCAATTTATTAGAATACTAAACCATGCACCTACAATCTAATTAGAAAGCAAGGCCAATCATCCTATTCTGAACAGCATCCACTTGATTTAGTCATTAAAACTTAATGTTAGCATTCATCAAGTTTACATATAACATTGTATTTTGAATGACTGATTAAGGACACTCGATGGAACTAGAAAGCATTATATATGAGATATTAACTGAATAATGACACAGTAACCAAAAGATTCAACTTGGTAAtgtaagattaaaaaaattgatcagtTCATATGACAATTTTCTAAAATCTTTACATTAGTCCAGAAATTACCAATCCCCAAAAGGATAAAAGAAAGGTTAAAGTCCACTATTTGACGCAGAAACatcatattttcaaactttcaagggcggtttaatgaattaatataaaaccaagctacattttgattatttatgcAGCAAATTAATCAGCTTCCCTGGTAGATGAAGAAATCAACACTTAACCATTAAAGTAGGTTTAATTTAGCAAAGAATCCTACTTTCTTAATTCCCACATGGTTAAAAAAGATAGATATAACAagtaaatttattcaattttcaatttaacaGATCTTCTCAACTCCCAATCACGCCTAAACATTAACACATACATAGCACATAGGCTTTAATCGAAATTCAGATGAAACATAATCAttctttttgtttcctttaaatAAGAGAGAAGAAACTGACCGACAAACCAACACCACAGATGCTAACAAGAGTGACAGTCTTCCAATGATCGGCGCAGGCCAGGCCCACCCGATCAGCGGACCCACCAATGGCCAAGTCAGATCTCAAAAGCCGAGTCAAAACTCCGATACCATCGCTCTGCTGGCCTGACCCTGTCCCCTTTGTTAAGATCACAGCCCTTAATGGTTCCCTCCTCTTTATCAACTTCATTTCCACCCCAACATTGGCCACGTCACCATTCTCCACCATTCCTGGCGCCAGTTGAACCGCCACCCGGTCTTGAGGGACGGGCAGCGCCACCATCAATTGCGACTGCAGCTTCAACGCCACCTGCTCCTCCTCCTCGGCACCTGTCCACTCTAGCTCAATATGAAAACCTAATTCCGGATCTCTCGCCGACGTACCATTCAGATTATCTCCAGAATCTTCGCTACCgtagtttagtttgagtttaaagaTCTCCAGCGGCCTCTTCCATCCCAATCCCCAAGACATTGTTATCGGAAAGgatcaaatcatatcaaaattgtcGATCTGATGAGACGATTGCAGTGCTAAATTCGGATGATCATGATCCTGATGACGATAAATGATGATCGAGTTATTACTGTTTTATATCGTTAatgtttgtaaataaaattgattaattgaaaGCGATAAAGCGAATCGAACTTAAGAACTTTTTGATGGTTAGGGTTGTTTTACGTTTCATAACATTTTAATGGCGGGAGGAAAACAAACTCAAGGCATTGTGTAATCTCCTGGGTATTAATGTTCCGCCGTTGGGATTGTTTGAACGTTGAAACGCTAAATTAGAAATCGATGTCGTTTTGAATAAACCGACTAATAAAACGACACCGTTTACTGGTTCTGATTTTGTTTTGCTCGGTTTACTGTAACATAATAtctattacatataattataaatgcGAGGGAGCGATACTTTCTATTCTAAGTTTCCACGCCCTCtgagcttaaaaaaaagaaaaaaaaaaagatattttctcACTTTTCCTCAAAATTCAAATGTTAACGTTAAGAGTTATTTGATATTCTAGATGTAAATgtgtaaaatgaaaatattgtgATCTTATATTCTATAtgtataagaataatattatgtatatttattttaaatatataattatatatacacttatttatattattatataattaaatattattttatttttaattcaaaattatatatatatataaattttaattggattatCGATACCCaataatagattaaaaaaatcctAATAAAATAATCACTTGAAAAATGGCCTATTAAAAGTAACCAAAATCACTCCTAATGGATAGTTTGAGTAGAGAAAAAGGAGTttccatataaaaaaaaatatgaattgtaaaatcaattattaaatttaaagtttgttCTATTCAATGTCTTTAGTTTGACTTCGAAAAAATGGCAtaccttttttaaaaaataacttaattaaatacaagtttttatatttttcctttaaaatatttgtaagaattttaatctatattttctATGTTGTTTAACTCTATTATGATTTTGGGGCAGTTtgtgagggtttttttttttttttgaactttcaattaattatctaaaatttaattttaagaataatgGTGGTCGGGATAAACAGCATAAgtagagaaaataaaatgtgaaatcgtacaaaattgaaaaagaaaaaagaagacgAAAACacatttatgtaatttatagGATGCTAtggaaatttaattatgaaattttgaaatagagTGTCCTAAGAAAGAAGGCTTCTTTAGAACATTAGTAGAGTAACAAAaacgggatattaattaaaataggtaaaaaaatttcctattatacttttttaggcaaacgtacagtaattttacttttataagtaaatttttttgtaactgcAAAAATACCCTACCAGCTCTATATACATAGGCACTGGAAGAAAGGTTTGAGTGCGTGGGTGCATGCGGAGTGCGAACGGAGTGCGTGGGTGCGCAtggagtgcgtgggtgcgtacGGAGTGCGCGCGGAGTGCGTGAGTGCGTACATAGTGTGTGGTGCGAGCGGTGCATGTGTAGTGCGCGCACTGTACACTGTACACAGTGCGTGCACTgtgcatattatatatatatgcacagtgcacgcactcacgcactcaaGTTTTCCTTTCAGCCCTTACGTATACagggctgggagggtatttttggaattataaaaaaatttacttataaaaataaaattattatgcatttgcctaaaaaggtataaacgaaaaattttttgtctattttaattattatcccaACAAAAACTCTactcataaaaattaaaagaaatcttttcattttttgtttaaagaattgaataatataagataaatatagaatataaaattctttttacttaaatataaaataaaattactcttttaacttcattaaaataaaaagataaagaatatTGATCAAGCAGGggcaaaaaatcattttcttataTGAACAAGTACAGTATGAACATGGACCAAAATAGAGACTTGACAGACTAATGAGCGGAAGTGGGCAGACGAGGCATGCATGGGTCTTTAGATCCGCACGGGTTTGTCTCCATACACAAGGCCCATAACAATCCCTGATTCACGCCCTGTACGGGGTTTGGCGAGCCGGTCAGAAGACTGAACCCTAGAGCCcgtttattattttaaagaataaattaaaattaaatatttaaaaatttaaaaatttttcttaaagGGTTATTTCTATTTTACTGTTGGATTCAATCTTTAAACCGAGTCGTATACCAGAGACCACTAGGCCTAGTCCAACCGGAGCTTACCATTCAACTCCCCAACTAAACCAGTCAAACTATTTActcaaattttttcattttccatcTTTGCAGATTAAAACCACATATCAAATccgtttttaatttttatacataaaatattctcttttactatttaaaatatctatttgtgtctcctttcctttctctttcaaCACAATCCCTCCTCGGCCCCTGTCACTCTGAATTCTCTTCCCAAAACTGGACAGAGATTTTTACTTGATTAGGAACATAGGATAAGGCTAGGAAATCTGAGCTGTTCAATTATTGATATTTCACAGGAAAATCAATAAATGCCACAAGACCAACTGTACAAAAAACCTTTTACTAAATGAATGGTTGGAAGTCATTGAATGGTATGGGCCATCCTCATTCATTTTCATAAACTACCACAgcatgcaaaaattaaaagcCAATTGCCAGAGTAATCACAACCCATTGTCTTTCTGTGGGAACTATGATTCTGCGCTCATGGTTGAATCATTAATTGCCTACCCTTTATTCACAGGCAAATTAAAGAACAAGTCATGTCCCATTTGCTTGGACGAGGACTGCCGAGttagctttttatttattatgctAACTACACGTTTACCAGCCAACAAACAAACCAAGTAAATTTTCTGCCGTGTCTGAATTTCAAACATAACTTAATAACAGgcaaagggatggtaaagaaaTCCataatgtgtgtgtgtatatatatatatatatatatataaaatagaatttgTCACTAATTATATGGTTTTAACTCTTCACTAATTTTATACAATGGTTGTGGGATAAGAtactaaatttgaaatttcatcaatTTAGTATAATTAAGATTGTCTCCAAGAAATAGTCCGACTCAAATTTAGAggtataattaatgaaaatatatatataagaattaaTTAAGAAAGAGAATTTTTGGATGTAAAAACCATCGGAGAAAGAGAGAGGGCATCAGTGGTGGAACTAATGACACACTATCACCTGAAAGAGAGagtacttaaaattttgaaatatggtgaatttattttttgagatttaattaaaatttaggtgaaaaataatcgtttggcctaaacaataaacatttatattagttaataataataagtagGATGGATTTGTCACCTGAAGTGGACCAAGGTTAGTTAGCTTGGCATGTGGCGGCAGGCGTGATCAAAACTTGCCCTAAAACCTTAACAATTAACATACAacaattattgtataattaattatataaaattattttaaatattacttttaatatttatttaaataacttattaaaaaagagaaacatgGTCGGTTTACAAGAATTTAATTAGGAAGGCAGAAGCAAAATGGTTGTATGTTGATCACCTTGCATTTATCGGAGACAAATCGCATCAGATATTAATTGAAAGGATGTTGATCCCATGTTTTTCCTATGTATACAACAATCATTGTACATTTGTGGTTGGAATGTCACTCCGCTTAATTTGGTAtcattaattatacaatatattagTCGGCGAAAGGACTATCCACCCTCAAAGTTTAagtgtgtttttaaaattatatttataaaatttaaaaaatttaaaatcttacctATAATATAATTCTcgtaaaaattttttattagaggaggaagtaaaattattattttactaataatattaaagtaaatataaaatttattatatttttttcataagttttaaaaaatatcaatttcacatatatataaagttttctaattttaaaaaatcatatttttttcttaattttttttatctctccAACCACTATCTCTAACGCCGACGACCTTCCCTCTCCACCCTAAACCGTTGGTCAATATacgtaaaaaaatttgaaacagaTCTCTTTGTCTTCGACAAAGACGAAGAGATCTGAAATCTCTTCATTGTCGAGGAAGAGATCCAGATCTCTTTGTCAATGAAGAGACTTTGTCAATAAAGAGACttcatcatcatccttttcAGATAGTTGGATAAAGTAGTcggagaggaaaaaaaatttctaagatTTTGGGGGAGAGggaaatgtgacttttcaaagttaaaaaaccttTAAGAggggtaaaatattagtttttaaaacttacgagagaaaaaaataaaattttttatattttttagtattattagtaaaataacgattttacttctgttttcaacaaaatttttttatctcagTTGATTAATAGGTATGACTTTAAGTTTTCCAAATTCTACATATATGACTTTGACAATACAACTAAACTTGGGGTGAAGTAGTCCTTTGGCTTATATTAGTCCACTTAATTTTGTAtcattaattattcaatatatttatctttcacatggggaaaaaaaaattctaaacctATTCCCAGGATggttaacttttttaaattgctCGCGAATTATTTGTGTCGAATTCAGCACAAATAACTTGAGCACtatatttaaatcaagttcaaaCCTTATTTTTGGTTTGGTGAGCTCCTAAGCTCGTGATCCAGTTTAAATATAGcattaatacatttttaaaaatgtaaaataaaatattacgcaTGCATTACATTTTTAACgttttatatttatcttcttTAAATTTCCCCCCACCCccctatatatatgtttatgaaTAAAAGACCCTCTCaacttttaaatttagtttatgcattttaatatgaatatttgaatataaaagatgattgataaatatataaattataaaaaaaaatttataatttctcatgttaaactcaagttaataatttttatctcaaGTTTATAATTCTTGAATTCAATGAACAGTGGGTGGGAAgtagtcatttggccttgattaatttggtaaaattaaattaagctattttaccatcaaacaaataattttctGATCAATTTATATGAGTTGAGATCCACCATTAACTCTTTTGAAAGTGGAGATTTTAAGAATActagctatatatataatataacaagttAACAACTACAATGCTTAATTGATGCTCTATTAAAAGTCCAAATaacctaaataaaaattaaaggagCATAAATATACTTTAATAACAGTAATTAATAtaggttaaaaaaaatcaaatcttttgaaaaaaaaaaaaattatctaggCAAAATAACAGCTTTGAGAGGATGCTTCATGACAACAGTGAAAGCATAGGTCTCAGTCTGGTCGGGTGGAGCTCCGGTAACCGGCAACCACTTGAAAGCATGAACCATTCTAGCTAGCAACAAATTAATATGCAACATTCCCAAAGTCCACGCTGGACATATCCTCCTCCCAGCCCCAAATGGCACCATCTTCACTCCACGTGTCCCAGTCACATCCACACCCACCCCATCCCCGTCGACAAACCTCTCGGGTCGGAACTTCCCCGGATCCGACCACATATCCGGATCCTCAGTCAGCCACGCAGTGTAAAATTCCACATAAGCCCCTGCTGGAATGGTGTACCCACCCAGCTCCGTGTCCTTTATAGCCGCATGTGACAACAAAAAGTGCCCCGGAGGGTGTCGCCGGAGAGTCTCTTTGACTACAGCATCAAGATAAACCATTTTCTCTAgatcttcttcttcaaccaaTCTATCTTTTCCAACACAATCGACAATTTCCTTATATAACTTCTCTTGAATCTCTTGGTTTAACACCAAGTGAAGCAACGCCCATTCAACGGTCGTTGCACTCGTATCAGTGCCGGCGCTTATCACTTCCGAGCACAATGTAACGATCTCTTCGTCGCCTAACTGCCCTCTACCGTTCAGTTCCAAACTGAACAACGAATCAACATAAGCTGCACCCACTGGACTCACCATCTCCGAATTAGGGTTTTCGCCTTTTTGGACAAAATCTTTTCTGTTCCTTATGAGAGGAACCAAGCAATCCAGTTGTCTTTTCCGGAGCTGTTTTGCTTCCTTCATTTGGCGGCGAAATAACGGAGTGAGAATCGGCAAGAAATCTGGGAGCTGAGGCGATGTCATCAGCATTACGTCCTTTAAAATGCTTTCTATAAGCTTGATTCTTTCTTCAGATATCTTTGCACCGAAACACAAACAGATCAAGATAGTGCAAATGGTGAGCCTGCAGTTACTCATTACCTCAATGAACCCATTATCGGCGGCCATGTTCTTGATCCTTTTCATATGGTATTCCATCGCCCATTTTCGTATCCAGCTGCATTGTTTGACCCTGGTTGGGGTTATTAACTCAGTGACAAAGTTTCTCCTGAGGGTTCTCCAGAGAGGCCCGTATTCGGCGGAGTTTATGGCGCATTTCCCGACGCTGAAGACTAGTCTGATGGGAGAATCAGCCGGGCGGGAGGCGAATGCAGGTCCCCTTTGGATGAGGGCTTCGTGGATAAGCTGAGAGCTAGTGACGATCACCAGAGTTCGTTGACCCATTTGCATGGTGAATATTGGACCATATTTTTTACGTAAATCGCGTATTAGAAAGATGAAATGGCGGCGTTGGAGGATGACCTGGATCAAGTTTCCGACAAGGGGCCAGCCCGGTGGTCCTGGTGGCAGCTGGGTCTTGGCGCCACGGCGGACTTCAGACAAATGTCGCCACCACAAACGAAGAAAGAAAAGGGCTGAAAAGATGATAAGGAGGTCTGCAAACTCCATTTTAACTTGTTGAGAAGATAAACAAAGGTGAAAGGAAACAATTGAGTGCAGTAGAACCTGTGACGATAGAGATTCATTTTATAAATGGTGATGGAGAGGGTGGGTGGAAGAGTTTGGTCCAACCACTTATtactgaatttat harbors:
- the LOC123192732 gene encoding cytochrome P450 77A4, with the translated sequence MEFADLLIIFSALFFLRLWWRHLSEVRRGAKTQLPPGPPGWPLVGNLIQVILQRRHFIFLIRDLRKKYGPIFTMQMGQRTLVIVTSSQLIHEALIQRGPAFASRPADSPIRLVFSVGKCAINSAEYGPLWRTLRRNFVTELITPTRVKQCSWIRKWAMEYHMKRIKNMAADNGFIEVMSNCRLTICTILICLCFGAKISEERIKLIESILKDVMLMTSPQLPDFLPILTPLFRRQMKEAKQLRKRQLDCLVPLIRNRKDFVQKGENPNSEMVSPVGAAYVDSLFSLELNGRGQLGDEEIVTLCSEVISAGTDTSATTVEWALLHLVLNQEIQEKLYKEIVDCVGKDRLVEEEDLEKMVYLDAVVKETLRRHPPGHFLLSHAAIKDTELGGYTIPAGAYVEFYTAWLTEDPDMWSDPGKFRPERFVDGDGVGVDVTGTRGVKMVPFGAGRRICPAWTLGMLHINLLLARMVHAFKWLPVTGAPPDQTETYAFTVVMKHPLKAVILPR